A stretch of Aedes aegypti strain LVP_AGWG chromosome 2, AaegL5.0 Primary Assembly, whole genome shotgun sequence DNA encodes these proteins:
- the LOC23687770 gene encoding uncharacterized protein LOC23687770: protein MIIMRALVATVLLITVVLVSIVLINANSRHVRSGATITRNDDGDLVEVDRTEAEVITSGSYEDELLGSNPEQNHKTFEFEDSLTDSVKSSESSTLINAIRKAGEESDNEQSNTSSQVELNQAAESEALADGGEDEEIVVLHETHNIDPVQSFDEVVYTEEVAVDSKSTESFDEVTGRSPTTPELTTEDVYYVEDAPAEAKAEKQEEQESENTYLEPHTVNDIKSLPKENQWGSRKTSPATERQTPLGYEPESYIVVDEDMFKSTKAELENAFAEQGDLLAASSSISSRPLERKQRAAVGNPETIVLNRAPIVPHFDDEYREPGCPHMFPPPPPRPRYVHSMERGARPSYPGLESIYNPHNWDAHNMNLLRFPQCSACQRKQVPLCRSCGRCSECCLHSGCTCGCLHS, encoded by the exons ATGATCATCATGCGGGCCCTCGTAGCAACGGTTCTCCTGATTACGGTTGTTCTAGTGTCGATTGTCCTGATTAACGCCAACTCGAGACACGTGCGGAGTGGAGCGACGATTACCCGAAACGATGACGGAGATTTGGTTGAGGTGGATAGGACGGAGGCCGAGGTGATTACTAGTGGGTCGTATGAAGATGAACTGTTGGGAAGTAATCCTGAGCAAAACCATAAGACCTTTGAGTTTGAGGATTCACTTACGGATAGTGTGAAAAGTTCCGAGAGTAGTACTTTGATTAATGCAATCAGAAAAGCAGGTGAAGAGTCGGATAACGAACAGTCGAACACCAGCAGCCAAGTGGAATTGAATCAGGCAGCGGAGTCGGAGGCATTAGCCGATGGTGGAGAGGATGAAGAAATTGTAGTCCTACACGAGACTCACAACATCGATCCAGTTCAATCGTTCGACGAAGTAGTGTACACTGAAGAAGTGGCTGTAGATTCCAAGAGCACTGAATCCTTCGATGAAGTAACGGGTCGTTCGCCGACTACTCCCGAACTGACCACGGAGGATGTTTACTATGTCGAAGATGCCCCAGCCGAAGCAAAGGCCGAGAAACAGGAAGAGCAGGAATCTGAAAACACATATCTTGAGCCACACACAGTTAACGATATCAAGAGTCTTCCGAAAGAAAATCAATGGGGAAGTCGAAAAACATCACCTGCTACAGAGCGACAGACTCCGTTAGGGTACGAGCCCGAAAGCTACATCGTGGTGGATGAAGATATGTTCAAGTCAACGAAAGCCGAATTGGAAAATGCGTTCGCAGAACAGGGTG ATCTACTAGCAGCCAGTTCAAGCATTAGCAGTCGACCGTTGGAACGAAAGCAGAGGGCTGCTGTGGGTAATCCTGAAACTATCGTACTGAATCGAGCTCCAATCGTTCCCCACTTCGACGATGAGTATCGGGAGCCG GGATGCCCTCACATGTTCCCGCCGCCACCACCAAGGCCACGATATGTCCATTCGATGGAACGCGGTGCCCGGCCAAGCTACCCCGGACTGGAGTCGATCTACAATCCACACAATTGGGATGCACACAACATGAACCTGCTCCGTTTTCCGCAATGCTCGGCCTGTCAGCGGAAGCAGGTTCCCCTGTGCCGCAGCTGCGGAAGATGCAGCGAATGTTGTCTGCACAGCGGGTGCACCTGTGGCTGTCTACATTCTTAG